The Shewanella sp. KX20019 genome window below encodes:
- the corA gene encoding magnesium/cobalt transporter CorA, with translation MITAYAYENRNLTISELSIKDTIPPGTTWLDLYKPDDQEREWLSQFSVEDVPEEEDINEIEASARFYQNKDGLHINSLFPQRAGQDVKGVNVSFNIRQNFLLTIREEDVGLIRLLRNYLRLGRIEATSPQALLLELFNLKVDYLSDLIEDVYSVLDSVSEEVFKNEELDDVFKLITRQEDSNGKIRLSLLDTQRSLRYMQKYYRGQLSDGEIKDLREMLLDIESLMPHSQFIFDKLNFLLDAAMGFSGLQQNKIIKIFSVAAVVFLPPTVIASSYGMNFANMPELDWQLGYPMAILMMFGSAAGTYFFFKRKGWL, from the coding sequence ATGATAACAGCCTATGCCTACGAGAATCGTAACCTAACGATTAGCGAATTGAGCATCAAGGATACTATCCCTCCCGGCACGACTTGGTTAGATCTTTATAAGCCTGATGATCAGGAACGTGAGTGGCTAAGCCAGTTTTCTGTTGAAGATGTTCCTGAAGAGGAAGATATCAATGAGATCGAAGCTTCAGCACGTTTTTATCAGAATAAAGACGGCTTGCATATTAACTCTTTGTTTCCGCAAAGAGCAGGACAAGACGTTAAGGGTGTAAACGTTTCTTTCAATATCCGCCAAAACTTTCTTTTGACGATTAGAGAAGAAGACGTCGGCTTAATAAGACTACTTAGAAACTACCTACGTCTTGGTAGAATTGAAGCTACGTCACCACAAGCATTACTACTTGAACTCTTCAATCTAAAAGTAGATTACCTATCAGATTTAATTGAAGACGTTTACAGCGTGCTTGATAGCGTGAGTGAGGAAGTTTTTAAGAATGAAGAGCTCGATGATGTCTTTAAGCTTATAACTCGACAAGAAGACTCAAATGGTAAGATTCGATTAAGTTTACTTGATACACAGCGTTCATTACGTTACATGCAAAAGTACTATCGTGGTCAACTCTCAGACGGTGAGATAAAAGATCTTAGAGAGATGCTATTGGATATTGAATCGCTGATGCCACATAGTCAGTTCATCTTTGATAAATTGAATTTCTTACTTGATGCAGCAATGGGCTTTAGTGGACTGCAACAAAACAAGATTATTAAAATATTTTCGGTTGCGGCAGTGGTATTTTTACCGCCAACGGTGATTGCCAGTAGCTATGGTATGAACTTTGCCAACATGCCTGAATTGGATTGGCAGTTGGGTTATCCTATGGCTATTTTGATGATGTTCGGCAGCGCAGCAGGGACCTACTTCTTTTTCAAGCGTAAAGGCTGGCTATAA
- a CDS encoding DUF3135 domain-containing protein has product MTKLPGFDRLLWLAKNEPTKLNALQKKLNKEVIDESSAASKPKLISLLSHLEKKLSLCKTPYQRYQIVSSMMYQKLSSLNNVLNHPNEFYQNKAKVLYFANNTPQTGTKKTR; this is encoded by the coding sequence ATGACTAAGCTTCCCGGTTTTGACAGGTTACTTTGGCTAGCAAAAAACGAACCCACCAAATTAAATGCTTTGCAAAAAAAGTTAAACAAAGAAGTTATTGATGAGAGTTCTGCTGCAAGTAAGCCAAAGTTGATCTCATTGCTGAGCCACCTCGAAAAGAAATTGTCTCTATGCAAAACACCCTACCAACGCTACCAAATAGTAAGCAGCATGATGTACCAAAAACTTTCAAGCCTTAACAATGTTCTTAATCATCCCAATGAATTTTATCAAAATAAGGCTAAGGTACTTTATTTTGCAAACAACACCCCACAAACAGGCACAAAAAAAACTCGCTAA